From a single Enterobacteriaceae endosymbiont of Donacia bicoloricornis genomic region:
- the mnmA gene encoding tRNA 2-thiouridine(34) synthase MnmA, whose protein sequence is MFKKKVIIAMSGGIDSSFSAWLLKKQNYQVEGLFMKNWEEDDKDNTCNIQKDLYDAEIICKKLKIPLHKINFSSEYWDYVFKKFLSEYKKGYTPNPDILCNKIIKFKYFMNFAINNLGADFISTGHYVRCKKIKNNFFLLRGIDSNKDQSYFLYTIKEKQLKKILFPIGGLKKTEVRYFAKKLKFINANKKDSTGICFIGEKNFPKFLNKYISSPSGDIVNINGKIIGKHKGLIHYTIGQRKGIGLGGSVLYEKKPWYVYKKNIKKNLLTTIQGRKNLYLYSIGLIVKKVNWINYIPKNIKNKYTIKTRYRQKDVKCKIIFLENNRIKVYLYTPISSITKGQSAVFYNGKICLGGGIIEKGIPLIN, encoded by the coding sequence ATGTTTAAAAAAAAAGTAATAATTGCAATGTCAGGAGGTATAGATTCTTCTTTCTCTGCATGGTTGTTAAAAAAACAAAATTATCAGGTAGAAGGATTATTTATGAAAAATTGGGAAGAAGATGATAAAGATAATACTTGTAATATTCAAAAAGATTTATATGATGCAGAAATAATTTGTAAAAAATTAAAAATTCCTCTACATAAAATTAATTTCTCATCTGAATATTGGGATTATGTTTTTAAGAAATTTCTTTCTGAATATAAGAAGGGATATACACCAAATCCCGATATTTTATGTAATAAAATTATTAAATTTAAATATTTTATGAATTTTGCTATTAATAATTTAGGAGCTGATTTTATCAGTACAGGTCATTATGTTCGTTGTAAAAAAATAAAAAATAATTTTTTTTTATTAAGAGGAATTGATTCGAATAAAGATCAAAGTTATTTTTTATATACAATAAAAGAAAAACAATTAAAAAAAATTTTATTTCCTATTGGAGGATTAAAAAAAACAGAAGTAAGATATTTTGCAAAAAAACTTAAATTTATTAATGCTAATAAAAAAGATTCAACAGGAATTTGTTTTATAGGTGAAAAAAATTTTCCTAAATTTTTAAATAAATATATATCATCTCCATCAGGAGATATAGTTAATATTAATGGTAAAATTATAGGAAAACATAAAGGATTAATTCATTATACTATAGGACAAAGAAAAGGTATTGGTTTAGGGGGGTCTGTATTATATGAAAAAAAACCATGGTATGTTTATAAAAAAAATATAAAAAAAAACTTGTTAACTACTATACAAGGTAGAAAAAATTTATATTTATATTCTATCGGTTTAATAGTAAAAAAAGTTAATTGGATAAATTATATACCAAAAAATATTAAAAATAAATATACAATTAAAACTAGATATCGACAAAAAGATGTAAAATGCAAAATTATTTTTTTAGAAAATAATAGAATTAAAGTATATTTATATACTCCTATTTCTAGTATTACAAAAGGACAATCTGCTGTATTTTATAATGGTAAAATTTGTTTAGGAGGTGGAATTATTGAAAAAGGAATTCCATTAATTAACTAG